A genomic region of Alligator mississippiensis isolate rAllMis1 chromosome 4, rAllMis1, whole genome shotgun sequence contains the following coding sequences:
- the USP18 gene encoding ubl carboxyl-terminal hydrolase 18 gives MGQGTGRETRSNKSELPVNLNMKAAAEVEKDTGKVMKNRDQKLISVYGVADLNNGAIGLYNTGLSCCLNSLLQVFFMNRHFTVILRRITVPFSSAEQRKNVPYQMLLLLEEMQRGKREAVYPLELSRCLSLHGVELFVQHDAAQLLLILWNLIKSQITNMDLVERLTALYTIWVQEYLVCQRCSFETNRDSHMITLPLPMFDSRSYLLRTLEDSLQCFFQPEQLTGNDMCFCEQCKQKTPCLQGTRLKHLPLTLTLHLKRFYCKKSTRTQKISHSLPFPQSLNFNDILTQEQCHTDAKDKVDWQYDLFAVVAHLGSANFGHYCAYTRSLTDHQWYCFNDSSVCQVSWDDIKCTYGNADLRWGETAYLLVYMKKNPQQPHP, from the exons ATGGGCCAGGGAACTGGACGAGAAACGAGAAGCAACAAATCAGAGCTGCCAGTGAATCTCAACAtgaaggcagcagcagaagtagAAAAGGATACAGGGAAAGTTATGAAGAACAGAGATCAGAAGCTAATATCTGTCTATGGTGTGGCAGACTTAAATAATg GAGCAATTGGGCTGTACAATACTGGACTGAGCTGCTGCCTGAACTCCTTGCTCCAAGTGTTTTTCATGAACAGACACTTCACTGTGATACTGCGAAG GATCACAGTGCCATTCAGCTCTGCAGAGCAGAGGAAGAATGTCCCATACCagatgctcctgctgctggaggagaTGCAGCGTGGCAAACGGGAAGCTGTATATCCCTTGGAACTTTCTCGCTGTCTCTCACTGCACGGTGTGGAAT TGTTTGTCCAGCATGATGCTGCACAGCTATTACTGATCCTCTGGAACCTCATTAAGAGTCAAATCACAAACATGGACCTG GTGGAAAGGCTGACTGCTTTGTACACTATCTGGGTGCAGGAGTACCTGGTTTGCCAGAGGTGTTCCTTTGAAACAAACAGGGACAGCCACATGATAACTCTCCCACTCCCAATGTTTGATTCCAGATCTTACCTGCTGAGGACACTG GAGGATTCCCTACAGTGCTTTTTCCAGCCTGAACAGCTGACTGGCAATGACATGTGTTTCTGTGAACAGTGTAAGCAGAAAACACCATGTCTGCAG GGCACAAGGCTAAAACATCTGCCACTGACCTTAACCCTTCATCTAAAACGGTTCTACTGCAAGAAATCCACTAGGACTCAGAAGATCAGCCATTCACTACCGTTCCCACAAAGCCTCAATTTCAATGACATCCTGACACAAGAGCAGTGTCACACAGATGCCAAAGACAAG GTTGATTGGCAGTATGATCTCTTTGCTGTTGTTGCTCACTTGGGATCAGCCAACTTTGGCCACTACTGTGCCTATACTCGGAGCCTTACAGACCACCAGTGGTACTGCTTCAATGATTCCAGTGTCTGCCAG GTATCATGGGATGATATTAAATGTACCTACGGAAATGCGGACCTGCGCTG gGGTGAAACTGCCTATCTCTTGGTTTACATGAAAAAGAATCCTCAACAGCCTCATCCATGA